In Trichocoleus sp. FACHB-46, a genomic segment contains:
- a CDS encoding DUF6753 family protein — translation MEQAKALDWATSTEGRFARNLMSWSQDLLSRNRQGQLACAREVQRLGVTLEMRPEQKAIAGFCTLCVQPPNQRQFAPIQGN, via the coding sequence CTGGAACAAGCCAAAGCCTTAGACTGGGCGACCAGCACCGAGGGGCGCTTTGCCCGTAATTTGATGAGCTGGAGCCAGGACTTGCTCAGCCGCAATCGCCAAGGTCAGCTGGCTTGTGCTAGGGAAGTGCAGCGATTGGGGGTCACGCTGGAAATGCGACCTGAGCAAAAAGCGATCGCCGGATTCTGCACCCTCTGTGTTCAGCCTCCCAATCAACGCCAATTTGCACCGATCCAAGGGAATTGA